One Prinia subflava isolate CZ2003 ecotype Zambia chromosome 8, Cam_Psub_1.2, whole genome shotgun sequence DNA window includes the following coding sequences:
- the LOC134553042 gene encoding antileukoproteinase-like, whose product MLVSPCSHAGTSQGHGSMKAVAALLLVGMLILWAELPTGSAWSCPPVRFTCGRPNPPNTCGSDLDCPRGKKCCPSSCGTRCLSRPPDTPTSYV is encoded by the exons ATGTTGGTGTCCCCCTGCTCTCACGCTGGCACCTCTCAGGGACATGGCAGCATGAAGGCGGTGGCCGCGCTCCTCCTGGTGGGGATGCTCAtcctctgggcagagctgccaacAG GCAGCGCCTGGTCCTGTCCCCCCGTCCGCTTCACCTGCGGGCGGCCCAACCCCCCGAACACGTGCGGCTCCGACCTGGACTGCCCCCGCGGCAAGAAGTGCTGCCCGTCCTCCTGTGGGACGAGGTGCCTCTCCAGACCTCCTGACACCCCCACATCCTACG tgtgA
- the MATN4 gene encoding matrilin-4, with the protein MMKLLPVASLLLLLLTTLEARPKPAALKCRTGPLDIVFVIDSSRSVRPFEFETMRRFMVDIISNLDVGPNATRVGVIQYSSQVQNIFSLKTFFTRADMERAINSIVPLAQGTMTGLAIQYAMNVAFSTQEGARPPHKGVPRIAVVVTDGRPQDRVTEVATQARNAGIEIYAVGIQRADMNSLRAMASPPLEEHVFLVESFELIQQFAKQFQDKLCGVDMCMEREHGCQHSCVSTPGSFYCECNPGYRLNVDGKTCSPIDACADGRHGCQHHCVSVRGSYSCRCRPGYYLSHDKRSCTMIDYCSFGNHSCQHECVSIPNGHYCRCRSGFTLQPDNKSCRATDLCNGVDHGCEFKCVSTEGSYHCVCPEGQQLQADGKTCSKCGAGHVDLVMVIDGSKSVRPQNFELVKQFVNRIVDLLEVSPHGTRVGLVQYSSRVRTEFPLNKYHSADEIKKAVMDVEYMEKGTMTGLALKHMVEHSFSELEGARPLSQNIPRIGLVFTDGRSQDDISEWARRAKESGIVMFAVGVGKAVEEELRAIASEPVEQHFSYSADFSTMTHLVENFSLNICPEEGKGETEIRSPCECEALVQFQTNTVAILQSLTEKIAQMTARLEDLEKQIANKK; encoded by the exons ATGATGAAGCTCCTGCCTGTTGCCTCtctcctcctgcttctcctcacAACACTGGAAGCCAGACCAAAACCTGCAG CACTGAAGTGCAGGACGGGTCCCCTGGACATTGTGTTTGTGATCGACAGCTCCCGCAGCGTGCGCCCCTTCGAGTTCGAGACCATGCGGCGCTTCATGGTGGACATCATCAGCAACCTGGACGTGGGCCCCAACGCCACGCGCGTGGGGGTGATCCAGTACTCCAGCCAGGTGCAGAACATCTTCTCCCTCAAGACCTTCTTCACACGGGCAGACATGGAGAGGGCCATCAACAGCATCGTGCCGCTGGCCCAGGGCACCATGACGGGGCTGGCAATCCAGTACGCCATGAACGTGGCCTTCAGCACGCAGGAGGGCGCGCGCCCCCCGCACAAGGGCGTCCCCCGCATCGCCGTCGTCGTGACGGACGGGCGGCCCCAGGACCGCGTCACCGAGGTGGCCACGCAGGCCCGCAACGCCGGCATCGAGATCTACGCCGTGGGCATCCAGCGGGCAGACATGAACTCTCTGCGGGCCATGGCCTCCCCCCCGCTGGAGGAGCACGTCTTCCTGGTGGAGTCCTTCGAGCTCATCCAGCAGTTTGCCAAGCAGTTCCAGGACAAGCTTTGCG GGGTGGACATGTGCATGGAGAGGGAGCacggctgccagcacagctgcgTCAGCACCCCTGGCTCCTTCTACTGCGAGTGCAACCCAGGCTACAGACTCAACGTGGATGGAAAGACCTGCTCCC CCATCGACGCGTGTGCAGACGGGAGACACGGCTGCCAGCACCACTGTGTCAGTGTGCGGGGCTCGTACTCGTGCCGCTGCCGGCCAGGTTACTACCTCAGCCACGACAAGAGGAGCTGCACTA TGATTGATTACTGCAGCTTTGGAAACCACAGCTGCCAGCACGAGTGTGTGAGCATCCCCAACGGGCACTACTGCCGCTGCCGCAGCGGCTTCACGCTGCAGCCTGACAACAAGTCCTGCAGGG CCACCGACCTCTGCAACGGGGTGGATCACGGCTGTGAGTTCAAGTGTGTGAGCACGGAGGGCTCCTACCACTGCGTGTGCCCTGagggccagcagctccaggctgacGGCAAGACATGCAGCA AGTGTGGAGCTGGGCATGTCGACCTTGTGATGGTGATCGATGGTTCCAAGAGCGTCCGGCCCCAGAACTTTGAGCTGGTGAAGCAGTTTGTGAACCGTATTGTGGACCTGCTGGAGGTGTCCCCCCACGGCACGCGGGTGGGGCTGGTGCAGTACTCCAGCCGTGTGCGCACCGAGTTCCCCCTCAACAAGTACCACAGCGCAGACGAGATCAAGAAGGCCGTGATGGATGTGGAGTACATGGAGAAGGGCACCATGACAGGCCTTGCCCTCAAGCACATGGTGgagcacagcttctctgagctgGAAGGTGCCAGGCCTCTCTCCCAGAACATCCCCAGGATTGGGCTGGTCTTCACAGATGGACGCTCCCAGGATGACATCTCTGAATGGGCCAGGAGAGCAAAGGAATCAG GGATTGTCATGTTTGCCGTGGGTGTTGGAAAAGCTGTGGAAGAAGAGCTGAGAGCGATCGCCTCTGAGCCAGTGGAGCAGCACTTCTCCTATTCAGCAGACTTCTCCACCATGACCCACCTTGTGGAGAACTTCTCCCTGAATATCTGCCCAG AGGAGGGCAAAGGGGAGACGGAGATCCGCAGCCCGTGTGAGTGCGAGGCGCTGGTGCAGTTCCAGACCAACACCGTGGCCATCCTGCAGAGCCTGACTGAGAAAA TTGCTCAGATGACAGCCAGACTTGAAGACTTGGAAAAGCAGATTGCCAACAAGAAGTGA
- the KCNS1 gene encoding potassium voltage-gated channel subfamily S member 1 codes for MVNKTLNYWGPAFEEDVININVGGLRRRLSSSALSKFPDTRLGRLLSCDSEESILQLCDDYDVSAREFYFDRNPGFFLYVLHFYQTGKLHVMEELCVFSFCQEIEYWGINEFFLDSCCSYRYHERKLESRHHNWDEESEVSSVDTSPDEISDINHDLLRYSTLRCGNLRKRLWLTMENPGYSIPSKLFSFVSISVVLVSIATMCIHSMPEYQEVDENGNVLDEPILHKLEYFCISWFTFEVSSRLLLSPNPRKFFKHPLNLIDIVSVLPFYFTLLVDVTMGSDSELGNLGKVVQVFRLMRIFRVLKLARHSTGLRSLGATLKHSYREVGILLLYLAVGVSVFSGVAYTAEKEEDVGFDTIPACWWWGTVSMTTVGYGDVVPVTVAGKLAASGCILGGILVVALPITIIFNKFSHFYRKQKALEAAVRNSGKKDPEEGGSISSRGRDSEALSETSLGRGSPDRRGLTPGAHPSP; via the exons ATGGTCAACAAGACCTTAAATTACTGGGGTCCCGCTTTTGAGGAGGACGTTATCAACATCAACGTGGGCGGTCTGAGGCGGCGGCTCAGCTCCAGCGCCCTCTCCAAGTTCCCCGACACGCGCCTGGGCCGGCTGCTGTCCTGCGACTCGGAGGAGtccatcctgcagctctgtgatgACTACGACGTGAGCGCCAGGGAGTTCTACTTCGACCGCAACCCCGGCTTCTTCCTCTACGTCCTCCACTTCTACCAGACGGGGAAGCTGCACGTCATGGAGGAGCTGTGCGTCTTCTCCTTCTGCCAGGAGATCGAGTACTGGGGCATCAACGAGTTCTTCCTGGACTCCTGCTGCAGTTACCGCTACCACGAGCGCAAGCTGGAGAGCCGGCACCACAACTGGGATGAGGAGAGCGAGGTGAGCAGCGTGGACACGTCCCCTGATGAGATCTCTGACATCAACCACGACCTGCTGCGCTACAGCACCCTGCGCTGCGGCAACCTGCGCAAGCGCCTCTGGCTCACCATGGAGAACCCCGGCTACTCCATCCCCAGCAAACTCTTCAGCTTCGTGTCCATCAGCGTGGTGCTGGTGTCCATAGCTACCATGTGCATCCACAGCATGCCCGAGTACCAGGAGGTGGATGAGAATGGCAACGTGCTCGATGAACCCATCCTGCACAAGCTGGAGTACTTCTGCATCTCCTGGTTCACCTTCGAAGTTTCCTCCCGCCTCCTGCTCTCACCCAACCCCAGGAAGTTCTTCAAGCACCCGCTGAACCTGATTGACATTGTCTCAGTGTTGCCCTTCTACTTCACCCTCCTGGTGGACGTGACCATGGGCAGTGACTCGGAGCTGGGCAACCTGGGCAAGGTGGTGCAGGTGTTCCGGCTCATGAGGATATTCCGGGTGCTGAAGCTGGCTCGGCACTCCACTGGACTGAGGTCACTGGGGGCCACCTTGAAG CACAGCTACCGGGAGGTGGGCATCCTGCTGCTCTACCTGGCCGTGGGGGTCTCTGTCTTCTCGGGAGTGGCCTACACTGCTGAGAAGGAGGAAGACGTCGGCTTCGACACCATCCCGGCCTGCTGGTGGTGGGGCACAGTCAGCATGACCACCGTGGGCTACGGCGACGTGGTGCCCGTCACCGTGGCAGGGAAGCTGGCGGCCTCGGGCTGCATCCTGGGGGGCATCCTGGTGGTGGCACTGCCCATCACCATCATCTTCAACAAGTTCTCCCACTTCTACCGCAAGCAGAAGGCGCTGGAGGCGGCGGTGAGGAACAGCGGCAAGAAGGACCCCGAGGAGGGCGGGAGCATCTCCAGCCGTGGCCGGGACTCAGAGGCTCTGAGCGagacctccctgggcaggggcagccccgaCCGCCGTGGTCTGACCCCCGGCGCCCAccccagcccctga
- the LOC134553023 gene encoding waprin-Enh1-like encodes MLVSPCSHAGTSQGHGSMKAVAALLLVGMLILWAELPTGSAWSCPPVRFTCALHNPRNQCLVDRHCPRGKKCCRSFCGKKCLSRPPAIPVTYV; translated from the exons ATGTTGGTGTCCCCCTGCTCTCACGCTGGCACCTCTCAGGGACACGGCAGCATGAAGGCGGTGGCCGCACTCCTCCTGGTGGGGATGCTCAtcctctgggcagagctgccaacAG GCAGCGCCTGGTCCTGTCCCCCCGTCCGCTTCACCTGCGCTCTGCACAACCCGCGGAACCAGTGCCTGGTGGACCGGCACTGCCCCCGCGGCAAGAAGTGCTGCCGCTCCTTCTGCGGGAAGAAATGCCTCTCCAGACCTCCTGCCATCCCCGTCACTTACG tgtgA